GTAGGAAAGTTTCCAACGATCTGTGGAATCTAAGTCATGAATAATTAAGAGCAAAGTCAGGAACAAGAGTGTGTGGTGTAATTCATCAGACTGAATGAGCCAGACTTTTGCAGAATACTGTGTGTTAATAACGCAGAGCTCGATGACCAAccaaaagtattattattatttgtaatattattatgattCACTTTTAATGGACAACAATAAACAGAGGAGTAAACTGCATGGATCATTTCGGACTGTAGGGGGCAGTGACACGGCCTGCAGCGTGTATTTGCCGTCTCTGCAGAATAAGAAGGATGCGGAAGTGACCTCGCAGTGTTTACAGCGGCCGCCTGACTCCACAGCAGCGACAGCGAAGCTCCATGAACACAGCGTCTCTTTGTCTCCACACGCGTCTCCTCGGTGTTTGTCTCGATGGGAGCTCACGAGCCCGAGTCCCTGGACTACTCTGTGCACGAAGCCTGGAACGAGGCCACTAACGTGTACCTGCTGGTGATCCTGGTCAGCTTCGGTCTGCTCATGTACGCCAGAAAGTAAGCACGGGTTGTTCCtgctgttcagctgcagcatctcCTCCAGACGATCAGATCACCTGTCGATGAAATATTAGCTGCGATGTGTGTCATCACTGTCAGCGTTAGTTAAACGATCTAAACATGCTGCTATCCCTGTGCAGTGTTAATGTTTCTCCGTGTTCACGTTCAATCCAGAAACAAGAGGAAGATCATGCGCATCTTCACTCTGCCTCCCACCGTGGGCAGCAGCCCGGAGCCCAACTTCTACGACAGTCTGCAGAAGGTCCGCCTGCGGCAGCAGCTGGAGATGTACTCTCTGGGTGAGGGGCAGTGCACATCTgcacaggagaagaagaactaCTGGATTTATCAGCTCACTTTAGTGGAGGCCACAGCAGATCTGTTGACATCAGTCAGTTTGCAAAGTGTAGATTCACACATCCTTGTTAGTTCATCATTTAGAGTTAATCGTGCATCTTACCGGCTACTAGTCTCAAGAGATGtgcaaaatattttcttcattttttaactTTGACTTGTTTGTCAAACTaattgaaagagaagaaaacaaagaaaaaaacttgtaATATTTGTTCCAGTCAATTAAAAACtttttctcataatattatgaaaTGTGGCcctaataatattaaaatacttcTACAAGGttatgaaaaggaaaaaaaagagggattATTCCATTGGATTATATTTCCTTGTGAGGGTCTGGAGATTGAGCGAAGCGTAAAGTACAAGTCTTCAATGTGATACAGTAATACATAAAGAAGAAGATTTTACTAACAATTATGATCCTCCACAGTTGTTGTTCCTCATTCTACTCTGGATTGTCTGTACTTTTAGTGCACTCATGTAAACACCTCATCACTGCTTGgtgtttttaattcttttgTTTAATGCTGTAGATCTCGATCACACTGAATATCCacctgtatctctgtgtgtctttaaCTTCTCATCTCTTTTTGTCTCCTAGCCAGAAAAAtggagcagcaacagcagcagcaacaacaaggTCAGACAGACAGCGTGCAGCTTTCCATGGAATGACAGCAGACgagccctcctcctccctgtgtgtcAGGAAAACACTCCTGTGTCTTTAAGTCATCAGGACATGGATAGGAAAGGACTTGAGCGGCTGCCATGGTCTGAGATTGTGGAAAAGACTCTTATCCTGTCCTGgtgttgtttctgtttggcTTTTGTTTCTGCTAGATGGATGAAAACAAGCCAGAGAGCGTGACATcacacagagcagtgacacAGTCTACCATGAAGAATTTGTTGCACATCAAATACAATCCTATATTTAGAGCatagatgttttttatttgtttgttagatGTTTGTAAGATATGTTTTTTGTGAAGTGGTAATTCAAATAAATTCTTATCAATTATACtcaaatgtgacaaataaaaataaataaacctaaAGTGACTTGAGTCAGATTATTTAACTATCAATCCGTTTTGTAGACTGCAGTCAGCCCTGGCCTCTGATCAGCTAAATAGTATGATGTGCTGCCTGTGCTTGTAAGATCACTTAGCTGAAGCTGTGGAGCTCTGACAGCACACTTGTCTTTGACCTTGTATTCCTACAGTTCTTGCTACACTTACTGTACATAACATGCTTGTGTAGTTTGCTTTAAGTACTTTGtcataactttttattttgtatttgaagatgcatttttaaaacaaagaacatAAGCTAGAGTTTTGTTGAAGCAAGTGTCAGGTATAAGCTTTCACTATAGTTTAAACCAAGAAATAGATGCACCCATACTAGTGATGACAGTCTGTTGGACAGTCCACAACTTGGTCCTAACTGAGATTTCCTAACAAGGGGGTGGGGGTCTCTGTGGTAAATAAAATTagaaaagcacaatataaaCAGTCCATTtatcaaacaaatatttgtgtatTAGATAATGTATTTTTCAGTGAATGAGAATAAGGAGATTTGATTTGAAGAATGTTTAATGAAGAAACTGAACCTGATTTTCCTGgaaagaacacactgaaaacaaagtttCTCAAATTACCAGCAGCCTCTGATGTACTTTGCCAGCTACCAAAAGTTAGCATGCGAACAGATTTAAACGAGCATTATGTCTGCTAAACATTAGCATGCTAGCTTTGTCATTGTGAGCATTATGTGCAAACACCACTTCAAAATAAGAATTGAATCCCATTCACCACTGTCGTTTCATGGAGTCACACCAGAATCTGAAGAAGTtcacaatggaaaaaaacaacaactcaacAGCTAGATACCACAAGAGGTAACTAAAAAAGTTTGGTGCAAAGCAATCCTTCAAACAAATCACGACTGTCCCTTCATCACCAAATCAACTCATTCATAACACACTTTATTTATAaggatggtttttttttttactactgtCCCATCGTTTTtaagcagaattacacaaaaccttggtgaaaggatgtggtataggtcagaaataaactaattaaatttggtgcagagccaGGAATTACTTTTCTCTTAAGGAGAATGTTGGAGTatatgttgggccttggcagagctaTGAATTCTAGATTCATTCTAGCTGCATGATGTGTCTGCTACTAATTTAAAAACTATGTTTGAGAGAAAAGCTACAaatcagaaaagaaaataagagcAAAATTGGTCATTTGGGTGAAACAAATTTTTAAACCATGAGCATCCCTTCATCAAGAGTCCCATTCATTTCATAGTGCATCAAGATGCTTTCAAAGACCACCAGCTGAGGAGCGGGTTGGATTTCTACTGATAAACATCAAGGAAACTTGTGATTGTCAGGTTACCAATGAAAATGTCCCTGCTGCATCCAGAGCCTGGAGGTCCCTCTGTTTTACTGCAGTGACGTCATCAAAAGAAGCAGCACAGCAATTatcaaaacagtaaaacagattCCAGCTGAACGAAGGATTCATTCAAATTGCCAGTATTTACAATAAGTACTTTTGCACTGTTGGACTTATGCTATGGAACAAATGGCTTCAGCAGCTTAAACATGGCCATGGTGTATTCACCTCTTTGGAAATGTTGAATTTCCTGCATGAGAGTGTTAAAGCTGGAcaccaacatttttaaaaagaaaatatacaaaatgcTCCAGgcataaaaataatttgtacaGAGCCAGTTCCCCTGTGCCGCAGCTCACATAAGAAAATTGTCAATTACAgcgaataaaaaaataacaccttcagaaactaaatataaaatagcAAATATATACAGAGATGCAGGCAAGTCAGCAAACAGCGATAAGATTAACCACGTTAACCCCATGAACCATGTTTGCTCACGCAGTACAGCAAGCGGATTTCTGCACAAGTAAATTAAAGTTCAAGTTGCAGGAGCAAGCGAGACGCTCATCTAGAATGCAATGTATTTATTGAACAGCAAACCGTCAGTGTCGGCCATGAGGGCAGACGTCCACGCTGTCAACAGAGAGCGCGCTGGAGTACTGAGACCTCCAGTCTCTGAGGAACAGCTCCTCTGCTTGGCTCTGCAGCGTCTGCTGGTCTTTTCCAACCGCAGAGCCCGTCTGGTTCACAACCAGACCCACACCAGCAGTTTGACTGAAGTAGTTCTCTGACCAGTTGGACGTCCCtgtggacacaaacactcatcactgtGTGACTGTCACAGGAGGGTGAAGTCACTGACAACAAATGGAtgaaagctttatttattttaatacattgcgttttcctctgttttgttaactgattttctttctcttgctcatctttatatttttgtgtccGTTTATTGAGAAAAGTGTTATAtccagtttattattattataactagaTCTATCTGATAAAAACTGCAGCTGATTTGCATTGAAAAAGGTTGTAATATATAATCTGTCTCAATTGTACAAAAAACCCCTGAAGTTTCAGACTGAAGTGACTCGATAAGAGGaatatttttcctctctgcATCAGATGATTTTGTTTGGAATgaaaaatcataaaaagaaaCTTCTACCTAAAACAGTCAGATTAATGTAGTTGATGAAGAATTAAATTGGGAATATTGAGTAAATTACTATTATACTTTAAGTGAAGTACATAAGCTTACATTGTTTTCCCTTTGAATCTGTCAGTGGATAATAATGTTTGAAAGGTCAGTGCAGAGCTGATAACATACCTATATAGACGACTCTGTCTGTGACCATGAACTTGGCGTGATTGACTCGAGCGAAGGGGATCTTCTTCTGTTCCGCCGTTGAAGGCACCGTGAAGATTTTCTGTAAAGTCacaacaataaagaaaacaggagTTTAGGATCCAACATCATTCAGCTGAGTTCAATACGTTTCAGCCATCAAAGAAATTCAAATCTCCAGACGTACTATGTCAATGTCACATTTCAGTGGAGGTCTGTTGAGCACCAGCAGGGACTGCAGGAAGGTGAACATGGAGGCGGGCGAGTGTTCCCAGCAGCTGACCATGAGTCTGACCTGTACCCCTCTGGTGCAGGCTGCAGCACGCAGAGCCGAGTCGATGGCAGGCCAGTACCTGAGAGCAAGAGACCAGAGCCCAGCTTCAACTCTTCAGCAGGGGAAGAAGGACTGtctatactgtaaatatatgtCAAGTATTTGTGTGGGGCTTGAGGGCAATTTCTCGACGCCATGGACGAACTTCGGCCACCACTAAACTCTTCTGGTGAGGCAAGCGTATcccattttaatttaaaaggttAAATTTAGCAGGTAGGCTCCATTCTAATAAGAGTAGCTGATTTGTCAGTCAATCAGGGGCCAGTGCTTGATAAAATTAGCCTTTACCGGTGTCTTACAGTGATTCAGTAGTGTTTCTCATCAAGTGACTCCAATAATGTAAGTCATCATATTCAGCTTTACTGCATGATTTTCTCTGTAAAATCTATCTGATGGTGATTTAGGAGGATTTCAACACTGCAGTTGTAAATATTAGCGGCTCTGAGTGTACCTGATTGGCTCTGTGAACTGAGACAGAGGAAGGTAGTCCATGACGGAGATGTAAACAAACTTCTGGGCGTCACCGATGACAGACAAGATGGTGGTAAGATCGTCAGAGCGGCCACGGGCTGAGATTTGTGGAGGGGCACTCTGCAGGAACACAGAATGAGCAGTGAGGATCATGGGAGATaagagagaggaacaggaaTCTTTTAAAACCTCCTGTGGTGATGTAATTACCCTCTGATGACTCTGCCTAAATAGGGAAAATGCTAAAATACCACAAcgacacacagaaagacctgAGAGGTTTTAATTAAACTTTGAAACAATGCTGCATTAAACCTGAACTTCAGTATAGGGTTGATTTACCATTAATTCATATGTCATATAATGAGCTAAGCACTGCTTTATAATAGCTTCCACTCTGACAAGAACTTCAttgcaatataaatacaatggATCGAATTCAGAGTTTGTTGAACAATAATGTTGAACAAGTCAGTATCAGGCCTGTAATGGTCAAAAAGACACATTACAGGTTGAATAAAGAAGTAaacgttttcatttgaaaggAAGCTTATAATCTCTTTGTGCTAACTTACAGACAGGTAGACTCGGGCAGGTACTCCATTGAACTTCAGATGCAGAGGATTCTGGGCGCTGGACAGGGCAGAGAGGCGAGCAGGCCAGTATGGGGGCAGGGATCCATTGTGTGCAGCACCGATGCTCCAGTATACACCAAAGATTCTGAAGGCATCCTGAGCCAGGCAGCTACAGTCCTCCACCGACAGACCCACCTCCTTCACCTTGGTTCAACAAACAACAACTAATGTGTTCATCCTGCATCAGTCACAACgagttctgtgtttgtgtgaggggaTCATCTGAGGTCGGATCCAGGGAGAAGATTTACAGTCATAGGGATGAATTTGCTGAATCACGCTGATCTACAAGCAGCACAGTTATGTTGTACTATTAATTCAGATTCTTTTAGATCAGGAAAATGCATCACGTACATTAATCATTTGAAACAAAACAGCTTGAATGCATCTGTGGATTTGAACCTGAAAAAATGTTCTTTCACATtcacttaataataataagcttTTTTAAGATACAATTAATCAACAGCAATAATTGGTGTGAAAATGTCTTGATTCTTAGATGCATCGTGATGCCGACGTGGACGACTGAACAtaatcatttcattgttttagcTTTGTCCCGTCGCTGAATAATTATAACACCGCTGCTTCAGGACAGAcgcacattaaaggtccagtcgTCCTGTGTCCGAGTCTGACTCCTCCTTACTCCTCCTCTGAGGAGGTTTATGTGAAGTTCTGCCTGCAGAGTATGatgcagtgttttaacttcttTGCTGCAAAAGAAGCGATGCCCCGTTTATCCAGGCACATAAATTCAGAAAATTCTGCAGGTTTTTCTCAAGATCAGCTCTACGTCTGACGATTAGAAAAAATTGTCATAGACTGATGAAAATTGTGAATGTGAAACATCAAAATGCATCGATGCATCGTTGTGAATCGAATGGTTGACTGTTTAATTGTTATCGAATCAAATCAAGAGGCTAGGTAAGATGCAAACATCTAAACAATATACGTTGCTTCCAATGTGCACGTCAGTAACAATCAGGCACTGCAAAGTCTAAGCATCAGTTCTGCAGCTGATAAAATTTAATTACATTATCAATTGTGCCTCCCTCCTTCAAAGTCTATTACAGAGTAGTGCAGCATCAGACTGAGGCTAATCTAAATTCTGCTGTCTCACTGTAGTAACAGTTAGAGTCAGCTGTTTGGGCTAAGTTGCTTTAGGCACTCTAAATATAAATGACTGTTCTTTTAGAGTTTGTACCTGGGAGACAGACTGTTGCTATGACCTTTGGGACATCAGCTCTACAAATCTACTGGACAGTAATATGATCTGTAAGAAGACAGTGACTCAAGTCTTCCTCCAAATGCAAAAGGATGTAGGACTACTGACTGAAATCATGCACACCCTGATCCAGAAACATTTGCAGCTGCACCTATTTGTTTTCTGATATTACCTCACTTAGAGAGCGCCAGTCCATGTTGGCACTACCCAGGTAGAAGTGCTTTTGATCCACGACCCACAGCTTGGTGTGGACGATGCCACCAGTTACAGCTTTGAGGTCCACTTCTCGGACTTCTGCACCTGAAATTGGTCAATTAAAAGAGTTTGaaacatgccacacacacaattctCAGTTCTTTGCACTGCATCAACTAAGGTTGCATCATATATTTGAGGATGCAAATATTGATCAGTGGAGTCTCAGTTAATAGGAATGTGCTACATATTGTCCTGTTCATATTTGACATTTACATCTGTCTTGATTGATCAGATGTGGACAGTTTTTAGtttgtcagttcacacctggaATTAGAATATGTCTCCTGTTACCACAAAGGATCAGGTTTCATTTCTCCactttatatgcaaataaacattcTTCTAttctgtttgcaaagaccaatcaatgatgtttgtgtgtgagtgagctgTGCACATGTGATTGGATGACCTACGACAGATGTTATcgccaggtgtgaacagggtTTTTACTCAAATGAAGTTGTACCTGTTGCAGCCAGCTCTGACGTGTCTTTGGTTGATGTCTGGGGGCCATTGACAGCAATCTGGAGTTTTATACCTTtagattcaagatgtttcaaGTGATCAAAGACCTCCCGTCCCTGCGAAACATGCATATTAAAATGAGTGGGGACAGTCACTAGATACAGTATACAGATCTACATCATGAGATGAGACTGTGGCACGTTGCTGTGCCGACCTG
This window of the Paralichthys olivaceus isolate ysfri-2021 chromosome 9, ASM2471397v2, whole genome shotgun sequence genome carries:
- the smim19 gene encoding small integral membrane protein 19 — protein: MGAHEPESLDYSVHEAWNEATNVYLLVILVSFGLLMYARKNKRKIMRIFTLPPTVGSSPEPNFYDSLQKVRLRQQLEMYSLARKMEQQQQQQQQGQTDSVQLSME